The genomic window TCATCACATGATTTGCACATCTTGTGAATACTATGGCCACATAAGTCGTAACTAGACTACGCAAAACAACAAAATTACGCCAACATCTAATTCTAATAGCGCCGACATTCAACTCTTAACCTAATTTCATGTTCGCCTCTGCAAATCTGGCAACTGATATCTCGTTAATTGTTcatatattttcttaatttatcctATTAATGAGGATAACATTTTTATAATgggaaaaatatttttcatgaaaaatgACTTATGTTACTAGACGCAAAAAGCAAGACTttaatagtattaaaaaaaattgtggtgcAATCAAACCATTTTGGAACTCTCTCAAACTCGACCCACAAACAAAACGACAAACAATACTCCTCATCCTTTGCATTCTAGACGATGTCCGCACGAGATTGCAAGATTGATGACTCTTTTGCAAGTGTACAAAATCGTCgaagtaataaagtagtaaatAAGATTGTCTCCACAGGAATTGCGTGTGCAAcaattcaattattattaaacCATGATTAAAACAATAGAAGTGGGGGGTTTTTCAAGTTTGTTggaattaaaagcataaaagaaCGATAAAAGAAACACTACAAGATAAGAAGGATAGTTAGGTTGTTTCGAATCCCTTCTCTTTCCCTACTCGGTAATCCGTTATTATATTTCACAATTCAAATTAAGTCTCGTTCATCATGACGAATTAACCCTTAAGTAGTAATAATCACTCCTGTGTCTTATAACCCTAATCACTATTAACAACTCCATAATCCCTTAGGTGAGATGGGTAATTATGAAAGCATTAAAGAACGTTAATTCAAAAGTCACAACCGCAAAACTATGTATCCCTGTAATAACCCGCAAGTTACGTATCCCTACAATAACTCTGTTacataattatcatcaattcGAATATCAAATGAATCTCCCGAAAACAATCGATATCTAGATCAATTTCACTAATACATATACTAATGAAAAGAATTAAACATAGatgataattaaataattaataaagacAAAATTGCAATAATACAATAACCAATTACATGATCAATTAGTTCGAGGGAAGTTCATCTACTAAACCCAACCTAAGGAAATTAGTTACTCATAAGCATAATTATAACAAAAGAGTTAAAGAATTACACATACGAAATAACCTCGTTGAAGCGCGAGGAAAACTACTCCCGATGATGGGAGACTGCCTTCCTAGAGAGCTTTTGGCTCTCCTTCCTTCTCCTCCTGTGCTCCTTATAGACTTGTAATTCTCTCAACtttttgaatgaataattgtgaaggaggagagctctatttatagtttttttggaCTTGGGCTCCAAGTTACATCGTGGTACGATGTAATCCATCGTGGCACAATGATGACGTCAGAATTGGATTTTCGCTTAAACATGAAACTTGTAGCTCTTTGTCTTAGCTTTTCAACGCATGGTCACGGGTCTCGATCCGATACTCATAGCTCCAATTATGGCATTTTTGCTATTATGTGGTATATTCAGcgtatttctttcttttttgccattttttatgcaatttcttCAACTCTTGCTTCTTGGTCAAGTAAGTCCATTCCTTAGGTATTTTTCATGCTTTGACTATCAAAAGACtactaaaataactaaaaacttAGAATTCTACTAAAATCATCATATAAATTCCTGTGATCAAAGATCCATAAGAAATATGGTTGGTTTTAAGCTCTGCTTAACACAAGCAACAGTTAAACCAATATATCtagttgattttaaaaaatatgatagcAAAAATGGAGTGTGTGAGCCACATGGATGATTTAAAAAGTTGGATATCTCAAAATATAGTGGTGACCAAGCTGAGTATTAAGTCAGGAGAGAAGACAAATTGACGATACAAAGGTTGAGAGAGAGTAGAGAATTCAAGGTACATGAACTTGAAAAAGAATATGAATGATTTAAAAAGTTGTGACATGGATGATTTTAAAAAGTTGGATATCTCAAAATATAGTGGTGACCAAGCTGAGTATTAAGTCAGGAGAGAAGACAAATTGACGATACAAAGGTTGAGAGAGAGTAGAGAATTCAAGGTACATGAACTTGAAAAAGAATATGAATGGTATATGCCATTGTAGTTAATATTGTCAATTCTCAATGGTAGAAATGtagaaaatgacaaaaaaaaccATCGTATTTAATAGTATTATTATCAATTCTCAATGTTAGACTAAGTGCAATGGTGGTGTTGAAATGAGTTTCAACTGCAAAAAATTGTCCAATGGGATGTTGAACATGGTGTTGAAAATGACATGGAGGAGAGAAGAGTTGAAAGTTTTCAACTCTGTTGAATACTGATGGAGGGGACACTTGGCGAATTTTTCTTGGTCTAGAGGGGCGCGTGCATATCACGCACAGAAAGGAGGGAGTGGTGTTCAGGAAAtgtggagagagaaaaaaactGTGACACATGGCTGCATTTGATTGGTTCTCCGAATTTTTATCCCATTAATACTTTTAACTTAATTATTTCatagcaaattaattttttatttttttattttttcaccaaaattcataatttttttttgtctataaatagagacttggttcatttgatttggacacagaaaaaaaacgaattttttcactataataatcttattattatcttccTATTAGTGTTAATCTTGATGTATTAGTccttttttagtgaaatggatctcAATAATCACTTCAACAACACTAAAAAATCTTCTAatcatcccaacaattatcaaaatccaaatcaatttttcaaccaacatcctcaaaacatacctaattttggtttaacaccaaatttcaaccaatcatcTTTTGTTCCAAACTTTCATCCATATTATGGATCTATGCTGAGAAATTCATCTCAAACACCcccattttaaattatttgtatcgtactaattacatTGCTTGTGTGTtgcattgcattttaaattatttgtatcgtactaattacgttacttgtgtgttgtattttaaattaagttaagatgatttgtatcgtatgaattatttaaataaattttgtttttattaaaaaaaactaaaatataaatcgttaagtgttaattattataatttaattttaatcgataattgtaattttatttaatcataaaaataaaaatataaatttaaataagaatatgaaataaaaagtggtggggtagagaaagtggtggggtagagtgttgaatgaaaaaactattgaagaggataaaagttgaatgtgtgttgaatgattaagtggaagaaagagaaaatgatgtggagtgttgAGAAGTGAAAAAGTGGTGTTGAAAGTTTGTGACCATTGTACATGGTCTTAGTAAGAGGGTGACAAAATGCCCCATATGCAAAAGAGATACTCTCTTTAgtttcaaatataagcaaaaaaaaacccacttttcaaattaattgaatctgaaaagttattttttttcttatatttggtttttttaccaaaaaaaaaaggtggttttttgcttatatttgaaatTAGCTAAAATACATGCATAAGGTTGAGTTTGGATTATGAAGGAGTCAATTTCCAATGCAAACAATTAAAGATGGTTAGTTGTGGTCCTCACATGTGTGTGAACATAATTTGGGCGAGATTAATTATAGTTTGGATCAAAATTTCTATACTATTCAAAGATTGAAAGTAAGTGATGTATCGGTCAATACCATAAAATCAAAAAATCTCATAAGTACAACTCAGTTGATAGCCACAAAAACATTATTAATAGAGAACTGTATTCGAATTCGGGATTCGTCATTTCTCTACACTTAAAATGTTTGAGTCTAGCCAATAaactaattgacaaaaaatgaaataaaagtatttatatGTCCAACAAGTCAAaccattatttaaaaaattcaaaatgaagagAGGCATGGAAACAAAATTCAAATCTACGAGATATTGAAAAAAAAGACTActttagaaattcaaatttataaaaaacaagCTAGAGAGACAAAATTGTTTCTTTAAAATATTTCAGTGACTAAATAACCCTAATTATTTTAGTTCATTTCCATGATGGatgggaaaaaaaaagtttttgataaCTATGGATGAAAAATTTTcacataagcaaaaaaaaaaaccaattttatacTATAGTTCAGTgaagaatttaaatttcttgATTTCTTGAAAGAGTATATTAGCCGTGGGCGGGAATAAGAGCCAGGTGATGAAgttcaaatataaacaaaaaaaacattttcgTGAAAAGCTGTAAAAGTGTTTGTGGTCACACCCCCCCACTACCACAAAGCACACCCTTCAATTTCACAACTCTTCTCTGACACAAATATTCAACATCACATGCTCctcttttttaatatattaaaatttttaaaaaatatacagcaggtaaataaaacaagaaaaagaagtcCTAACCCAATCTTATTACCTGCTACCTTTGTTGTTGTTTACACTTTACAATACACAAGTTCTTATGTAAACACTCACTGTTACTCTTATGACAAGTGGTTCCATCTCTTTAATTGCAGTTGTGAAAATCGAACATTTGAATTATATTGTCTGTTAAATAATTTAGTGACTAAAATTCTAGTTTTTAAGTAtataagtggagtgtctgagATTAAACTTCAACTTCTGAATACAAAATGCGACGTTTCTATCGACGAACTATCCttactaaatattttaattttttattataattttttaatactactactatatttatttatttatttattggagTATCATTTAATACATACGCTTCCTTTTCTTTCACATTAACACACTCTTTAAATCTCTAATCTGTACTCTCACCCTTTCTTTGCTGCCAtttattgttttgttgagtTGAGTTGGCATCATCACTAGTCAAAGGTATTTCATTTTCATCTACTTTCATCTCTTTATGATTTCATTTCTTTCTTTAACAGTTCATAGTAAAGCTTTATTAaagaactgttttttttttttagtaaaaattagatttttttaggAATGTTCAATGCATTTAAGTTGAATGAGAAATTGACAGTAACCATCCACTGTTTTATTGCAATGGGTCAGTAAATTTGCtgcaaaaaaattatgttagctttttggattttaaatttgaatttttgagAAGGAAAAATGggtttttgatgatttttagCTTAAACTTCTCTTAAagtttgttcttttatttttataagcataTTTGGTTGTAATTGTtaagtaaagtttttttttttacattttttgaaattttgaaatttttgaatttttttgttgatgtatGAATCACTGAGATTGTTGAAGAGGAAGTGTTTTTTGTTTCTGGGTTTTTGTTGTTCTGTAAAAAGCTCAAGTCTTGGCTAGGGTTTGTTCATGTTTTCTATTCATTGTATAGTATTGAGACATTTTGAAATATTAGGATTTTGCATTGGGTTTTGACTGATTCTGTGAACATTTTGGGTGCTAATGTGTGCAGATGAATGCTCTTCTGTGTTGATGTTAATGTTGGTTTGGTAGACACAATGACGGATAAGAAGAGATGGTTATGGAAGCGAAAGTCTTCCGAGAAGAGTTCGGGCGAAGCTGAGAGTTCGGGATCTGTTTCCTCTCATTCTGAGAGGTATTCTGATGAACAGGTATGAATGGTATTTATGTTCTTTGGATATTTCACAAGTGCTAGTTGCGAGATATGAATTTCATTTTGATTTCTTGTATGGCAAATGCCCGATTCACTCACTTACTGCTAAGTTAGTATTGTTTTCTCAAATCTGATGATGTCCTAGTTGATAGTAGTATATACTTGACATTATGGTCGTAGTCATATTATATAACTCGTATTGATTAGCTGCTCCAAAAATGAATACGTTGTGGCTATTGAGTGCAGTCAAAACCCAATAGAATAAGTCATATTTACAACTTCATTGCTAGACATTAGTCTAAGTCAAGCATAAATATcgtatttttgtttatttttcttcggCGAAATTAAACTTTGATCCAGGTAGTTTCAGCTTGTATTGGGCATGTTGCTATATTTTACAAACACGACAAAGTTTTCTTTGCCTTCAACTTTTATCTTTCATTCCTGATTAGTATTTTTGTGTCACCGAAACTTGAAAGCAGGAAGTATCAAAAGAATCTTCTAATGGAAGCAGTCATTCACCTGATGTCACCTCAAAAGCTGTAGCCTGTGCTGAAGATGTAGACGATAGTTCAGTTATGAACGAACAGCTGCATGATGAAGTTGCACTGACACCTCTTTCTACATGCATCGAAAATGGCATTACATCAGAGATAGATAAAAATGGAGACGATATTTCAGTTATCAATGAACTGCTTCCGGATAGAGTTGCATCGACACCTCTTTCTACATGCATCGAAAATGGTGGTTCATTAGAGGTAGATAAAAATGGAGACAATAGTTCAGTTATCAATGAACAGCTGCCTGATAGAGTTGCATCGACACCTCTTTCTACATGCATAGAAAATGGCGGTTCATTAGAGGTAGATAAAAATGGAGACGATAATTCAGTTATCAATGAACAGCTGCCTGATAGAGTTGCATTGACACCTCTTTCTACATGCATTGTAAATGGAGGTTCACTCGAAgtagataaaaatgaaaatatattgaaTGGAAAAGAAGGTGATCGAAATGACGGGTCGAGGGATATATCTGAGAAGCTATCTGCTGCTCCTGTTAATGTCAATGCCAAAGAAGACTTGGTTAAGCAGCATGCAAAAGTTGCTGAAGAAGCCATAGCAGGTACAACTCATATTGTGAATAAAAAAAGTTCATTCCTCTATTGTTTTCTGTAATTTTCGAAAAGAAACACTGACTATACTCTATTACTGGATTACCTTTGTATCCTTTCTTGGATATGTGTTGGTGTTGACATGTTGTGTGTGTGTCTACGAATTATTCAGCGGCTCATTGTTGAATAAGAAAACTACCTATAAGTTTCTCCTCGTAAATGGGGGTTAGGTTAGGACTTAGGTAGGGTGTATCTAAAGCAGAATTCAAATTGTTTCTGAATTATGTCTACTTGCTTCAGAATTCAAACCCTTTTGGATGTGTTGGTGCTAAGTGCTAACATTTGTCTTTAATCATAGCGACTTTTAATGTCACACATATGATTGGTTGTGATTTGCCGACAGTGTAAAACTTTTTACACTAACggtgtatcaaaattaaactcttcAATTATCTGTTTGTTTGATTCCtggatatattttttgttttcctatAATCTTTCTCCCTTTTTGTATTCTTATTGAGACGTTTTGTTTGCTTAGGCTGGGAAAAGGCTGAAAATGAAGTAGCAAATTTAAAGAAGCAACTCGGCACAGTCACCCTCAGGAATTCAGCTCTTGAAGATAGAGTCACGCATCTAGATGGAGCACTTAAGGAGTGCGTTAGGCAGTTAAGACAAACAAGAGAAGAGCACGAAGCAAATATTCAAGATGCCGTAGCCGAAAAGACTCACGAATTGGAATCTGACAAAATTAAACTCGAGAGCAAGCTCATTGAGCTCCAGAACAAATTAGATGCTTCAAATGCCAAATCTTCTATTGAGCGTGATATGCGTCAAAAGGTTGAATGGTTGGAGAAAGAGAAAATGTCTCTCAGGCATGAGATCCTAGTTCAATCAGAAGAGCTGAAAATCAGAACTATTGAGAGGGATTTAAGCACTCAAGCTGCTGAGACAGCTAGTAAGCAACATTTAGAGAGCATCAAGAAAGTTGCCAAGCTTGAGGCCGAGTGTCGGAGACTAAAGAGCATTGCTTCTAGAGCATCGCTAGTTAATGATCATAAATCCATTGCTTCATCCTCATTTTGTGTTGAATCTCTCACAGATAGTCAATCAGATAGTACAGACCGGCTTACTACGGTGGATTGTGATATCCATAAGATGAGTGGTTCAGAGCTAAACAGGTGTGAACCAAGTTGTTCCGACTCATGGGCATCTGCACTGATTGCTGAGCTTGATCAGTTCAAGAATGAAAAGTGCTGCCGACAAGATCCATCCGGTTCTGTTAAAATAGATCTAATGGACGACTTTCTTGAAATGGAACGACTCGCTGCATTGCCTGAGACGAAGAATGAAAGTGTTGTTGAGGAGTCTGTTGTTGCCAATCAATGCATTGACAAAGAAAGCGCACTTAGAGCCGAGTTTGACATCATGAGTCAGCAAATGGATGAACTAAAAATGAAGTTAGAGAAGGTGGAAGCAGATAAAGCTGAACTTGGGATAGCTTTGATGAAAAGCGAAGAGTGTATCGAGGAGTCACGACTTCAGTTGAGTGAGGCAATACTGAAACTGGAGGAGCTTCAAACAGAGCTAGAAATTGCGTACAAATCAAAGCAAAAGTTAGAAAATCGCCTAATGAGCATGGAGGCAGACACTCAAACACTATCTTCCAAGGTCGTTTCGTTAGAAGCAGATGTTGATAAGGAAAGGGCTGTGTCGCACAAATTTGCAATGAAGTGTAAGGACCTTGAAGAAGAGTTAGAAAACAAATCTGCGATGCTTGGCTTATTAGAAGCTGAGGTTGATAAGGAGAGGAGCGTGTTGCATGAAATTGCAATAAAATGCGAGGGCCTTGAGGAAGAGCTAGAAGGAAAATGTGCAAAGGTTGACTTGTTAGAAGCAGAGCTTGTCAAGGAGAGGATTGCGTCACATGAAATTACAGCCAAGTGTAACGACCTTGAGGAAGAGCTAGAAGGCAAATCTGCTAAGGTCAACTTGTTAGAAGCGGAGGTTGTTAAAGAAAGGGCCGTGTCAGATGAAATTGCAGCCAAGTGTAAGGATCTTGAAAAAGAGCTAGAAAGCGAATCTGCAAAGGTTGTCTTATTAGAAGCCGAGGTTGAAAAGGAGAGGGTGATGTCTGAAGAAATTGCATTGAAGTGTCGGGAATTGGAGGAAGAGATACTCAGGCCAACGACTAATTTGTATGGAGAAAAGAAAATCAAGCAGGTTGGTCACATTGACATCTATCTACACATTAACcaaacttgttttttatattcaaacttattgttcaactcacttttcgtgaatgtatccaaacataaaccacttcacaTTTAACCCACTTTTTTAACTCAAGTCAATTTTGCAAAATCAAGTTTTGTCATGGCAGGTCCAAAAAATACTAAATATAGTCTATCATTGATCTGGTTgtacttgataaaaaaagaattagATGAAGCACACGCACTCATCGGATTTGGCGTGTCCCGTTGTCGGACACGCGTCAGTGTCGAACACCAACATGACATTGACACTTATGATTATGTTGAAccatgtcattttctcaaattattatcagtgtcaaCGTGTCATGTCTGGTGTCCGTGTCTGTGCTGCAATTAGTTACTCcatctggtctataatataagaaaattgGTTAATCTTGTTCAACTGCCTTGATGCAATCCAAAAAATGATTCCATTCCTCAAACTACATACTTcatagaaatttattttcataggaATGAAAAGGTtattgaaaaatgaaatgtaAGATATTTTTGGATTGATATCATTACATAGGGTATAAttagttatatttttcttatatttaagattGAGCTCATGCAATGAATTTGATCTTTTCTATGTCAGGAGGACCTAGCACTCGCTGCCGGAAAGCTTGCTGAGTGCCAGAAAACAATAGCATCTTTGGGGAATCAGCTAAAGTCTCTGGCTACACTTGAGGATTTCCTTATTGACACTGCTGGAATTCCTCCAAGTCCATCACTCATTGCTCATGCTGGTGGAGAGTTGTGGAAGATGCATTCAAATGTCACATTTTCACCTAAAAGAGATTCTACTTCTTCTAGATTGGCTGATGGTAGCTCTGGTCCATCCCTAAACCAAAATGAGGAAAGCTCGCCACTTTCATCGTCTTCTTCGACTTCATCA from Trifolium pratense cultivar HEN17-A07 linkage group LG1, ARS_RC_1.1, whole genome shotgun sequence includes these protein-coding regions:
- the LOC123896517 gene encoding filament-like plant protein 1, which encodes MLFCVDVNVGLVDTMTDKKRWLWKRKSSEKSSGEAESSGSVSSHSERYSDEQEVSKESSNGSSHSPDVTSKAVACAEDVDDSSVMNEQLHDEVALTPLSTCIENGITSEIDKNGDDISVINELLPDRVASTPLSTCIENGGSLEVDKNGDNSSVINEQLPDRVASTPLSTCIENGGSLEVDKNGDDNSVINEQLPDRVALTPLSTCIVNGGSLEVDKNENILNGKEGDRNDGSRDISEKLSAAPVNVNAKEDLVKQHAKVAEEAIAGWEKAENEVANLKKQLGTVTLRNSALEDRVTHLDGALKECVRQLRQTREEHEANIQDAVAEKTHELESDKIKLESKLIELQNKLDASNAKSSIERDMRQKVEWLEKEKMSLRHEILVQSEELKIRTIERDLSTQAAETASKQHLESIKKVAKLEAECRRLKSIASRASLVNDHKSIASSSFCVESLTDSQSDSTDRLTTVDCDIHKMSGSELNRCEPSCSDSWASALIAELDQFKNEKCCRQDPSGSVKIDLMDDFLEMERLAALPETKNESVVEESVVANQCIDKESALRAEFDIMSQQMDELKMKLEKVEADKAELGIALMKSEECIEESRLQLSEAILKLEELQTELEIAYKSKQKLENRLMSMEADTQTLSSKVVSLEADVDKERAVSHKFAMKCKDLEEELENKSAMLGLLEAEVDKERSVLHEIAIKCEGLEEELEGKCAKVDLLEAELVKERIASHEITAKCNDLEEELEGKSAKVNLLEAEVVKERAVSDEIAAKCKDLEKELESESAKVVLLEAEVEKERVMSEEIALKCRELEEEILRPTTNLYGEKKIKQEDLALAAGKLAECQKTIASLGNQLKSLATLEDFLIDTAGIPPSPSLIAHAGGELWKMHSNVTFSPKRDSTSSRLADGSSGPSLNQNEESSPLSSSSSTSSSALPNHASSEKSRNGFAKFFSRTKSGIRLEI